The proteins below come from a single Eubacterium limosum genomic window:
- a CDS encoding polysaccharide deacetylase family protein has product MGKGRYYRSKRRIHLKPRFFIVLAAVVLACVAVSSVVIGRHNAEKAAAAQSELTNKMAGLSSGFQAPSAAGVLQMAANDQKKAGGPKVDAELRAKMDEVKAKLAADDTADLKVVFFSFDDGPSEHTGEILDLLKKYNIKATFFTNGREGKVMEEAYQRIVKEGHTLANHTWSHQYSLYNSPDAFYADVEKLDAYQKQVTGLKHTSHLFRFPGGSANANTTCTQGIVNRGYNYVDWNVVCGDGTSNSLSVDQLTQNFIDGVHGHNVSTVLCHAEQKENTRKALEKTFKTLLKEGYTFLPMEYDMELPRQL; this is encoded by the coding sequence ATGGGAAAAGGACGTTATTACAGAAGTAAAAGAAGGATCCATTTAAAGCCGCGGTTTTTTATCGTTTTGGCAGCAGTAGTGCTGGCATGTGTGGCGGTGTCTTCTGTAGTGATCGGAAGACATAATGCTGAAAAAGCAGCAGCAGCCCAGTCTGAGCTCACCAATAAAATGGCTGGGCTCAGCAGCGGTTTTCAGGCGCCGTCCGCGGCCGGTGTGCTGCAGATGGCCGCAAATGATCAGAAAAAGGCCGGAGGGCCAAAGGTAGACGCTGAGCTGAGAGCCAAAATGGATGAAGTCAAGGCCAAGCTGGCAGCGGATGACACTGCGGATCTGAAAGTAGTTTTTTTCAGCTTTGACGATGGTCCCAGCGAACACACCGGGGAGATTCTGGATCTGCTTAAAAAGTACAATATCAAGGCCACCTTCTTTACAAACGGCCGAGAGGGAAAGGTTATGGAGGAAGCCTACCAGCGCATTGTGAAGGAAGGGCATACGCTGGCCAACCACACATGGAGCCATCAGTATAGCCTCTACAACAGCCCAGATGCCTTTTACGCCGATGTGGAAAAACTGGATGCTTATCAGAAACAAGTGACCGGCCTCAAGCACACCTCCCACCTGTTCCGTTTTCCGGGTGGTTCTGCAAATGCCAATACTACCTGCACCCAGGGAATCGTGAACCGGGGCTACAACTATGTGGACTGGAACGTGGTATGCGGAGATGGCACCAGCAACAGCCTGAGTGTGGATCAGCTGACACAGAATTTTATCGATGGTGTTCATGGACACAATGTTTCAACAGTGCTTTGCCATGCCGAGCAGAAAGAAAATACCCGCAAGGCATTGGAAAAAACCTTTAAAACCCTGCTAAAAGAAGGCTACACTTTTTTACCCATGGAGTATGACATGGAACTGCCACGACAACTGTAG
- a CDS encoding glycerophosphodiester phosphodiesterase: protein MKPWKTGRGAFIRETLALLRFNFWTLAVFELVYKLGGTFVVLPLLNFGLRRLLAFEGFPVISGDSVAAALKNPLVLLSVFILLLLLAFYCLFEIAVLVLCFHESRNRRKVQMIPLVAAGFRQAVRIFNPRNYLVILFFVLIMPVLHIGISSDLITELSVPGFILEYIKGSPALYAAYIGLGVILLLVMALTLFAFNVFAVEGKNFIPACRKSIRLLKGCFFRTAGSFLLWTLLLLLVFACIVLFLGALSLFSGTVIGTVTGRLAGGGGPSLGLMILIGVLAVSVSSFNIIQTCLGTMMNYAFISRFYETYQEEKGEENALVCSVPETAFPFLTKRQLMVLALVMVLAAVSVKTGRIVTAFDADDFDTLLHGAQVSGHRGNSSDTPENSRAALEKAIELGADYVEIDVAETRDGVLVVSHDNNLKRTTGRNVYIWQSTYEEIKNLDIGSFFSPEYKDERLMTLDEAIEVCEGRIRMNIELKPTPYDQGFAQKAVDSITQHQFESQCYLASLNYGILEEIKGMTTEIKTLYITPIAYGDIENLNVDALSIEETFINKALVERVHQKNKDVHAWTVNDADSMQRMIDCGVDNIITDDVRTAMRVTDENHPTREEMLNNTVQQVIFGL, encoded by the coding sequence ATGAAACCCTGGAAGACTGGCAGGGGCGCCTTTATCAGAGAAACTCTGGCGCTCCTGCGTTTTAATTTTTGGACACTGGCGGTGTTTGAGCTGGTTTATAAACTAGGTGGTACTTTTGTGGTGCTGCCTCTGCTAAACTTTGGACTGCGCAGGCTCCTGGCCTTTGAAGGCTTTCCTGTTATTTCGGGAGACAGTGTGGCAGCAGCGCTTAAAAATCCACTGGTACTTCTGTCCGTTTTTATTTTGCTGCTGTTGCTGGCTTTTTACTGTCTTTTTGAAATCGCGGTGCTGGTTCTGTGCTTCCACGAGAGCAGAAACCGCCGAAAAGTACAGATGATTCCCTTGGTGGCCGCCGGCTTCCGGCAGGCTGTCCGCATTTTTAACCCCAGAAACTATCTGGTCATTTTGTTTTTTGTGCTTATTATGCCTGTGCTTCACATTGGTATTTCATCTGATCTGATCACAGAGCTTTCGGTGCCAGGCTTCATCTTGGAGTATATCAAAGGAAGCCCTGCTCTTTACGCGGCCTACATTGGCCTGGGCGTTATCCTGCTGCTGGTCATGGCGCTGACCCTGTTCGCGTTTAACGTCTTTGCCGTAGAGGGCAAAAATTTTATACCGGCCTGTCGGAAAAGCATCCGCCTTCTAAAAGGGTGTTTTTTCAGAACAGCAGGGAGTTTTTTACTCTGGACGCTTTTGCTGCTGCTGGTCTTTGCCTGTATCGTATTGTTTCTCGGAGCCTTGTCCCTGTTTTCAGGAACAGTCATTGGCACAGTAACCGGGCGGCTCGCAGGCGGTGGTGGTCCGTCGCTGGGATTGATGATTCTCATCGGGGTTCTGGCTGTCTCGGTTTCGTCCTTTAACATTATTCAAACCTGTCTGGGAACTATGATGAATTATGCTTTTATATCACGGTTTTATGAAACCTACCAAGAAGAAAAGGGAGAAGAAAATGCGTTGGTGTGCAGCGTGCCCGAAACAGCTTTTCCCTTTTTAACGAAGCGACAGCTTATGGTACTGGCTTTGGTGATGGTACTGGCCGCTGTGAGTGTTAAAACAGGACGCATTGTGACCGCCTTTGATGCCGATGATTTTGATACTTTGCTGCACGGCGCACAGGTCAGCGGACACAGGGGAAATTCCTCCGATACGCCGGAGAACTCGCGGGCAGCGCTTGAAAAAGCTATTGAGCTGGGAGCGGATTATGTGGAGATCGACGTGGCTGAAACCAGAGATGGTGTGCTGGTGGTATCCCATGACAATAACCTGAAGCGGACCACAGGCAGGAATGTCTATATTTGGCAGTCCACTTACGAGGAGATCAAAAATCTGGACATTGGCAGCTTTTTTTCCCCGGAATATAAAGATGAGCGGCTTATGACCCTGGATGAAGCCATAGAGGTGTGCGAGGGCAGAATCCGTATGAACATTGAGCTTAAGCCTACGCCCTATGACCAGGGCTTTGCTCAGAAGGCTGTGGACAGCATCACCCAACACCAATTTGAGAGCCAGTGCTATCTGGCATCCTTAAACTACGGAATCCTTGAGGAGATAAAGGGTATGACAACAGAGATCAAGACCCTATACATTACACCCATTGCCTACGGAGACATAGAAAATTTAAACGTAGATGCCCTCAGCATTGAGGAAACCTTTATCAATAAAGCTCTGGTGGAGCGCGTCCATCAAAAAAACAAGGATGTGCACGCCTGGACCGTCAATGATGCGGACAGCATGCAGAGGATGATCGACTGCGGTGTGGATAACATTATCACCGATGATGTGCGTACTGCTATGAGAGTAACTGATGAAAACCACCCTACCCGGGAGGAAATGCTGAACAATACTGTACAGCAGGTCATTTTCGGGCTGTAA
- a CDS encoding response regulator, with the protein MHVLAIDDEKLALENLIFSLREALPDAEVHGFITPEGALEFAGNLHEESDKPLDFAFLDVVMSTLSGLEVAVRLKKIFPDVRIIFVTGYSDYAYDAYRLHAKGYILKPVSKALIQEELDHLDLPQKVKWPLKRVQVHTFGTFDVFVDQKPLSFSRSRAKELLAYLVDRQGNGVTLSNICAVLFEDSSGSTGNKKHAQNVISSLRRALESVGAEDILIKKWNYLALDTQKVDCDYYRFLKGDIDAINTFHGEYMSNYSWAELTTAFLNERSNHEKIKQN; encoded by the coding sequence ATGCATGTATTAGCAATTGACGATGAGAAACTAGCACTCGAAAACTTGATTTTTTCTCTAAGGGAGGCTTTGCCCGATGCCGAAGTTCATGGTTTTATAACGCCTGAGGGCGCACTTGAATTCGCCGGAAATCTGCACGAGGAATCGGACAAACCTTTGGATTTCGCCTTTCTCGATGTTGTCATGTCAACCCTATCTGGGTTGGAGGTTGCCGTCAGGCTGAAAAAAATATTTCCAGATGTCCGTATTATTTTTGTGACTGGTTACTCCGATTATGCCTACGACGCTTATCGGCTTCATGCCAAGGGCTATATACTGAAGCCTGTAAGCAAAGCGCTGATTCAGGAGGAACTCGACCATCTGGACCTTCCCCAAAAGGTTAAATGGCCTCTAAAACGAGTACAGGTTCATACTTTTGGCACGTTTGACGTTTTTGTCGATCAAAAACCTCTGAGTTTTTCACGCAGCCGTGCCAAGGAACTTTTAGCATATCTGGTGGACAGGCAGGGCAATGGGGTTACACTTTCCAACATCTGCGCGGTTCTGTTCGAGGACTCCTCTGGCTCTACTGGAAATAAAAAACACGCTCAAAATGTTATCTCAAGTCTGAGACGCGCCCTCGAAAGTGTTGGCGCAGAGGATATCCTCATTAAAAAATGGAACTATCTGGCATTAGATACCCAAAAAGTGGACTGCGATTATTACCGTTTTCTAAAGGGAGATATTGACGCCATTAACACATTTCATGGGGAATATATGAGTAACTACAGCTGGGCAGAGCTTACCACTGCTTTTCTAAACGAGAGGAGCAACCATGAAAAAATCAAACAAAACTAA